The following are encoded together in the Panicum virgatum strain AP13 chromosome 6K, P.virgatum_v5, whole genome shotgun sequence genome:
- the LOC120713589 gene encoding protein ROLLING AND ERECT LEAF 2-like, which yields MGCGHSKRGSSSAAVALCRDRSALLAEAIAWRYALADAHRAYASSLRATGAALHDFLRAVQDAAPPPATGHGAGDSPPKGDDADAVPPAATAPASPGASEEEQDGNVDDGGDMPQDEDEASDDGGGITRSPSDDEATAGAELPLTRPVSPAPQAQPQQMVPPYVSAYPPAYDPGYPPQLGSVHPPPPYSYGPVPGPAYGYGGADMGGYGQSFYNYNISYAQTQPPPPSAAIEQHPQATDATIQYYRYQGEATSSSHAHYGGYNSYPYPHPQGGGLAAASSWQWQLPTPSPPRVSAAWDFLDPFQAVESYHQDHPAASAASPAIHARSLSSDDIEEDEDIPELEDEESGVVVREAHAGEECTCVNSASEELHETSSSDDELDNDKSDGNCSCQEEAEGHIEFRSSDAIGSIVDGVESVVEELLNEPGVAEPPLPAVPDQRTYSSDVDVVQEIKLQFDSASKSAGDVSKMLEVDKMPYNQKKNSGLKVPSMLICGQPSKGKAIMQFEEEKAMECGNLSSSLQKLYLWEKKLLKEVKAAEKIRVLYEKKHKEQKKLYYGGAEAHKLEAIEIYVKKLSTKLNIAIDIVNATSKKINKLRDEELWFQTNELIRGFMQMWYSMSQCHQMQWLALSHAKSMDSNMAATNGYHIVLIKRLELQLLDLIANFSQWLNAQRKYATYLNEWLKKGIEYEPEVTDDGVPPFSPGRLGAPPIFTIYNNWAVSMERISEAEVVGTMLALASYVMSLWEHHGSMDMDDQVMRRKAVQKLVLLSNQRGISSSAQVDAANLQSCMSKVFEAMESFAATCETNAYKDLHARAEEEKARLEDQENGRAPVADIASTEGN from the exons ATGGGTTGCGGACACTCCAAGCGCGGCAGCTCCTCGGCGGCCGTCGCGCTCTGCCGCGACCGCTCCGCGTTGCTGGCCGAGGCCATCGCATGGCGCTACGCGCTCGCGGACGCCCACCGCGCGTACGCGAGCTCGCTGAGGGCCACCGGCGCGGCGCTGCACGACTTCCTCCGCGCCGTCCAggacgccgccccgccgccagcAACCGGGCACGGTGCCGGCGACTCGCCGCCGAAAGGGGACGACGCCGACGCGGTCCCTCCCGCGGCGACGGCCCCGGCGTCGCCTGGCGCCTCAGAGGAGGAGCAGGACGGCAACGTTGATGACGGCGGCGACATGCCCCAGGACGAGGACGAAGCCTCTGATGATGGCGGCGGGATTACCAGGTCCCCGTCCGACGAcgaggccaccgccggcgccgagctGCCTCTCACCAGGCCCGTCTCGCCGGCGCCCCAGGCCCAGCCGCAGCAGATGGTCCCGCCGTACGTCTCTGCCTACCCTCCGGCGTACGATCCTGGCTATCCCCCACAGTTGGGTTCTGTCCATCCTCCGCCGCCTTACAGCTATGGCCCCGTCCCCGGCCCGGCGTATGGATACGGCGGCGCCGACATGGGTGGCTACGGCCAGAGTTTCTACAACTACAACATCAGCTACGCCCAGACCCAGCCCCCGCCGCCGTCTGCGGCCATCGAGCAGCACCCCCAAGCTACAGATGCCACCATCCAGTACTACCGCTACCAGGGTGAGGCCACCTCGAGCTCCCACGCCCACTATGGCGGATACAATTCCTACCCCTACCCGCACCCGCAAGGCGGCGGCTTGGCAGCAGCCTCTTCTTGGCAATGGCAGCTGCctacgccgtcgccgccgcgggtgTCGGCCGCCTGGGACTTCCTGGATCCGTTCCAAGCAGTCGAAAGCTACCACCAAGATCACCCGGCGGCATCGGCTGCTTCACCGGCGATACATGCTCGTAGCCTGAGCTCGGATGACatcgaggaggacgaggacatTCCGGAACTGGAGGACGAGGAATCGGGAGTGGTCGTCAGGGAGGCTCACGCCGGGGAGGAGTGCACCTGCGTCAACAGTGCTAGTGAGGAGCTGCACGAGACCAGTTCCAGTGATGATGAGCTGGATAACGACAAGTCCGATGGCAATTGCAGCTGCCAGGAGGAGGCTGAGGGGCATATCGAGTTCAGATCATCGGATGCCATTGGCAGCATTGTCGATGGAGTGGAGAGTGTGGTGGAAGAACTGCTGAATGAACCGGGCGTCGCTGAGCCGCCGCTGCCTGCTGTGCCAGATCAGAGGACGTACAGCAGTGACGTCGATGTGGTACAGGAGATCAAGTTGCAGTTTGACAGTGCCTCAAAGTCAGCCGGTGATGTCAGCAAGATGCTTGAGGTTGACAAGATGCCTTACAACCAGAAGAAGAACTCAGGATTAAAAG TGCCCTCAATGTTGATTTGTGGACAACCTTCGAAGGGCAAGGCGATCATGCAGTTCGAGGAGGAAAAGGCTATGGAATGTGGAAACCTTTCATCTTCATTGCAGAAGCTCTACTTATGGGAAAAGAAGCTTCTTAAGGAAGTCAAG GCTGCGGAAAAGATAAGGGTCCTTTATGAAAAGAAGCATAAAGAGCAAAAAAAGTTGTATTACGGTGGTGCAGAGGCTCATAAGCTTGAGGCCATTGAAATTTATGTGAAGAAGCTATCAACAAAGTTAAATATTGCCATTGACATTGTCAATGCTACTTCTAAAAAGATCAACAAACTGAGGGACGAAGAGCTTTGGTTTCAAACAAATGAGCTAATCAGAGG GTTTATGCAAATGTGGTATAGCATGTCACAGTGCCATCAGATGCAGTGGCTTGCCTTGTCTCATGCTAAGAGCATGGACTCAAACATGGCAGCTACAAATGGATATCATATTGTTCTAATCAAGCGTCTGGAGCTCCAATTGCTGGATCTGATTGCAAACTTTTCTCAGTGGTTAAATGCTCAGAGGAAGTACGCTACCTATTTGAACGAATGGCTCAAGAAGGGAATTGAGTATGAGCCTGAAGTGACCGATGATGGGGTGCCTCCATTTTCACCTGGACGCTTAGGAGCACCCCCAATTTTTACAATTTATAACAATTGGGCAGTCAGCATGGAAAGAATATCGGAGGCTGAGGTAGTAGGCACAATGCTTGCTTTGGCCTCCTATGTTATGAGCCTCTGGGAGCATCACGGGTCAATGGATATGGATGACCAGGTGATGCGGCGCAAGGCAGTCCAGAAGCTGGTGCTCCTTTCCAACCAGAGAGGCATTTCTTCATCTGCACAGGTTGATGCAGCTAATCTACAATCGTGCATGAGTAAAGTTTTTGAAGCAATGGAGAGCTTCGCTGCAACCTGTGAAACT AATGCCTACAAGGATTTGCATGCTCGTGCTGAAGAAGAGAAAGCTCGACTTGAAGATCAAGAGAATGGCAGAGCTCCAGTTGCAGACATAGCTAGTACAGAGGGCAACTAG
- the LOC120713590 gene encoding uncharacterized protein LOC120713590, with protein sequence MDTEYCAAAEQQLTRLRQHVLVAPCASPAAMAGALEGVARVYEHAEPLARSARADQVEGELEASVALLDACAAARDALGAMRACALDVEAAVRRRDGAAADRAARAYARLAERARADARRQRRRAGSRPSERAADTGGHALLEARRLTVDVLERVVTALSRRVAAAGPRRPANSWSTCVARAFWKSARVACEDADETAASLPSKDSHDGEAAVRVQRELRALGDTIQQLEDGLELLFRRLVQCRVFLLNMRSC encoded by the coding sequence ATGGACACGGAGtactgcgcggcggcggagcagcagctGACCAGGCTGAGGCAGCACGTCCTCGTCGCGCCCtgcgcctcgccggcggcgatggccggcGCCCTGGAGGGTGTGGCGCGCGTGTACGAGCACGCCGAGCCGCTCGCGCGGTCCGCGCGCGCCGACCAGGTGGAGGGCGAGCTGGAGGCCTCCGTGGCGCTGCTCGACGCGTGCGCCGCGGCGCGGGACGCGCTCGGCGCCATGCGCGCGTGCGCGCTCGACGTCGAAGCGGCCGTGCGGCGccgggacggcgcggcggccgaccgcgccgcgcgcgcgtacGCGCGCCTGGCGGAGCGTGCGCGCGCGGACGCCAggaggcagcgccgccgcgccggctccAGGCCGTCCGAGCGGGCGGCGGACACCGGCGGGCACGCGCTGCTGGAGGCGCGGCGGCTCACCGTGGACGTGCTGGAGCGCGTCGTGACGGCGCTGTCCCGGCGtgtggcggcggcagggcccCGTCGGCCGGCGAACAGCTGGTCCACGTGCGTGGCGAGGGCGTTCTGGAAGAGCGCCCGGGTGGCGTgcgaggacgccgacgagaCCGCCGCCTCCTTGCCGTCCAAGGACTCGCatgacggcgaggcggcggtgcgggTGCAGCGAGAGCTTCGGGCACTGGGTGACACGATCCAGCAGCTGGAGGACGGACTGGAGCTGCTGTTCAGGCGGCTGGTGCAGTGCAGGGTGTTCTTGCTCAACATGCGCAGCTGCTAG
- the LOC120713797 gene encoding zinc finger BED domain-containing protein RICESLEEPER 1-like, with protein sequence MLERAMEFRYAFDRLHECDSSYKFLPSNEDWQHTKCVVDCLKVFYEVTKRVSGTKYPTLSLYFNDFCGIYLLLQEWQFGVDTFVASMAVPMVDKFEKYWDIANKLLKIATILDPRYKMKSIEYYYKLFYDPFVADLRIESARKSFLELFNEYASQPSQTSLDGNSSRNFEAAIPSSTQSSSSLFATRLGLEKFIYESNSSRHSKSELEIYLKDPSSPGIGNSSFDIMAWWRVNGPKYPIISRMARDILSVPLSTVASESIFSSAKRILDDYHCNLLPETIEAIICSHDWLKGRISCAYFYS encoded by the coding sequence ATGCTTGAAAGAGCTATGGAATTCCGTTATGCTTTTGACAGATTGCATGAATGTGATAGCTCCTACAAGTTCTTACCTTCCAATGAGGACTGGCAGCATACTAAGTGTGTAGTAGATTGCCTCAAGGTCTTTTATGAGGTTACAAAAAGAGTTTCAGGTACAAAATATCCCACTTTAAGTCTGTACTTCAATGATTTCTGTGGAATTTATCTTCTTCTCCAGGAGTGGCAGTTCGGTGTTGATACATTTGTCGCATCAATGGCTGTACCAATGGTGGATAAGTTTGAGAAATATTGGGACATTGCAAATAAATTATTAAAAATTGCAACAATTCTTGACCCACgctacaaaatgaaatccattGAGTACTACTATAAATTGTTTTATGATCCATTTGTGGCTGATCTAAGAATTGAATCTGCAAGAAAATCATTCCTTGAGTTGTTTAATGAATATGCAAGTCAACCCTCCCAAACATCATTAGATGGTAACTCATCAAGGAATTTTGAGGCAGCAATACCTAGTTCAACACAATCATCATCTAGTTTGTTTGCAACTAGACTGGGACTAGAGAAGTTTATATATGAGAGCAATTCAAGTCGTCATAGTAAATCAGAGTTGGAGATCTATCTTAAAGACCCGTCTTCTCCTGGAATTGGCAATAGTTCTTTTGATATTATGGCTTGGTGGAGGGTTAATGGCCCAAAATATCCAATCATTTCTCGGATGGCTCGTGATATATTGAGTGTTCCACTTTCAACCGTGGCCTCTGAGTCAATTTTCAGTTCTGCTAAGAGAATACTTGATGATTATCACTGCAACCTGCTCCCAGAAACAATTGAGGCTATAATATGTTCACATGATTGGCTCAAGGGTCGCATATCATGTGCATATTTCTACTCctaa
- the LOC120713795 gene encoding uncharacterized protein LOC120713795, protein MAFHLRSVSLPSKRLSNEVEVEAELQSLEASISSPSATIESTCDCLRRLGDVYSHIEEIIHLPSNQVCSIQQRKELDAEMESSLELMDLCNAMQENFAELKTTIQDLLVALRRGDDASTQAMIHTYTRLVKKAQKQFKKTSKKATSDECELVKLLLKARLAAAYLLELALSLVSKEVAMPKRSLVSKAFQKRSMVVCKEEQLQALECIMGDLEHGAELVFRRMIQSRVALLNILSS, encoded by the coding sequence ATGGCTTTCCATCTAAGATCAGTTAGCCTGCCATCAAAGAGGCTCTCCAATGAGGTTGAAGTCGAAGCTGAGCTGCAAAGCCTGGAGGCAAGCATCTCTTCCCCCTCTGCAACCATCGAGTCAACATGCGATTGTTTGAGGAGGCTTGGAGATGTTTACAGCCACATCGAGGAGATCATCCACTTGCCCAGCAACCAAGTTTGCTCCATTCAGCAAAGGAAAGAGTTGGATGCGGAAATGGAAAGTTCTCTCGAGCTAATGGATCTCTGCAACGCTATGCAAGAGAACTTTGCTGAGCTGAAGACAACTATCCAAGATCTGCTGGTGGCTCTCAGAAGGGGAGACGATGCAAGCACTCAGGCCATGATCCACACATACACCCGCTTGGTCAAGAAGGCACAGAAGCAATTCAAGAAGACTAGCAAGAAGGCTACCTCTGACGAGTGCGAGCTGGTCAAGCTATTGCTCAAGGCAAGATTGGCCGCCGCCTATCTTCTCGAGTTGGCATTGAGCCTTGTATCGAAGGAAGTGGCGATGCCCAAGAGGTCTCTTGTCTCCAAGGCATTCCAGAAGAGAAGTATGGTTGTTTGCAAGGAGGAGCAGTTGCAGGCATTAGAGTGCATCATGGGAGATCTTGAGCATGGAGCAGaacttgtgttcaggaggatgATCCAGAGCAGAGTTGCCCTCCTAAACATCCTTAGCTCATAG
- the LOC120713591 gene encoding uncharacterized protein LOC120713591 produces MEARMVAPNSHHRVQLRPATGDIDAAAATSLPFPYGRDAVRRSRAVPVPLPPEKEKGGRGWRACGHPPDNALAAIFSRVASGDAGVARCAATCRRWGRVVATRAAAIAHALPRPCARSFLPHLVLGILHGPEDGGSRTTRAWRKVAAVTAHGPTGLPAASLHLDLDGGLFAFARPVASRNGRVVFELRREARADGLTLCVCNPVTGDAAVVPPLAGEDCPGYYACAILTREDLDVAAPPPRCTLGLFRLVLVYNRRGFTALRCYSSDAGSWGPQGRKPGAEISNRMLQQLGPAAVLRGVAYWPMHRAAFGVRLDGAAAAAMDVSWVPYKMSHFLPNFRLLGVSPDGDLSYVSAGRTKRRHLAIIVETLQPQSVDDDMSTAADR; encoded by the exons ATGGAGGCACGCATGGTTGCTCCCAACTCTCATCATCGCGTCCAACTCCGGCCGGCTACTGGCGACATAGATGCCGCCGCAGCGACGAGCCTCCCATTCCCATACGGCCGGGACGCCGTACGACGAAGCAGGGCGGTGCCTGTCCCGTTGCCGCCGgagaaggaaaaaggagggCGAGGATGGCGCGCCTGTGGGCATCCTCCCGACAACGCGCTCGCTGCGATCTTCTCCCGGGTGGCCTCGGGCGACGCCGGGGTGGCGCGCTGTGCCGCGACGTGCAGGCGCTGGGGCCGCGTCGtggccacgcgcgccgccgccatcgcccacGCCCTGCCCAGGCCCTGCGCCAGATCATTCCTTCCCCACCTCGTCCTCGGCATCCTTCACGGGCCAGAGGACGGCGGCAGCCGCACCACCCGCGCGTGGAGGAAGGTCGCCGCtgtcacggcccacgggccgacTGGGCTGC CCGCCGCCTCGCTTCATCTGGACTTGGACGGCGGCCTGTTCGCCTTCGCCCGCCCGGTGGCGTCCCGCAACGGCCGCGTCGTCTTCGAGCTCCGGCGCGAGGCCCGTGCCGACGGCCTCACCCTCTGCGTGTGCAACCCGGTGACGGGGGACGCGGCCGTGGTCCCGCCCCTCGCCGGCGAGGACTGCCCCGGCTACTACGCGTGCGCAATCCTCACCAGGGAAGACCTCGACGtcgccgcaccaccgccgcgctGCACGCTCGGATTATTCCGCCTCGTGCTCGTCTACAACCGCCGCGGCTTCACGGCGTTGAGGTGCTACTCCTCCGACGCCGGCAGCTGGGGTCCCCAAGGCCGGAAGCCCGGCGCCGAGATCAGCAACCGCATGCTGCAGCAGCTAGGTCCGGCGGCCGTGCTCCGTGGCGTAGCCTACTGGCCCATGCACCGCGCGGCGTTCGGCGTTCGgctggacggcgcggcggcggccgccatggACGTGAGCTGGGTGCCTTACAAGATGTCACACTTCCTGCCAAATTTCCGGCTGCTGGGCGTGTCGCCGGACGGGGATCTGAGCTATGTCAGTGCGGGGAGAACCAAAAGGCGACACCTCGCCATCATCGTCGAGACCTTACAGCCGCAGAGCGTCGACGACGACATGAGCACGGCGGCGGATCGATAG
- the LOC120713794 gene encoding uncharacterized protein LOC120713794, which translates to MASHLTSSSLPSSPRSDEAGVEQQLENLKTTISSPSATIDTMCHGLRRLISIYKGIEEMMCTPSNQVSLCQTLQKKAVEEELGRSLVLLDLCNAMQESFTDLKMTVQELLLSLKRGDNAAAQVKAYIQLAKKTHKQFKTVCKKTTSDKKDCRVVKVLEEARIITTLLFESTSCLLSKQFEMPKWSIISKTFQKGKLVCEEEQLQALECSIRDLESRAELLFRRLIQCRVSLLNTLSS; encoded by the coding sequence ATGGCTTCCCATCTGACATCCTCAAGTCTGCCTTCTAGCCCTCGCTCAGACGAAGCCGGAGTTGAGCAGCAGCTTGAGAACTTGAAGACAACAATCTCTTCACCCTCGGCAACCATTGACACAATGTGCCATGGTTTGAGGAGGCTTATAAGCATCTACAAAGGCATTGAAGAGATGATGTGCACACCGAGCAACCAAGTTAGCCTCTGCCAAACCCTGCAAAAGAAGGCAGTAGAGGAAGAGCTTGGACGGTCACTCGTCTTGCTTGACCTCTGCAATGCCATGCAGGAAAGCTTCACTGACCTGAAGATGACTGTACAAGAACTGCTCCTGTCTCTCAAAAGAGGAGACAATGCAGCTGCTCAAGTCAAGGCATACATCCAGTTGGCCAAGAAGACACACAAACAGTTCAAGACAGTCTGCAAAAAGACTACTTCTGATAAGAAGGATTGCAGGGTGGTGAAGGTACTGGAAGAAGCAAGAATCATCACTACCTTGCTGTTTGAATCCACATCGTGCCTCTTGTCAAAGCAATTTGAGATGCCCAAGTGGTCTATTATCTCCAAAACATTCCAGAAGGGAAAATTAGTGTGCGAAGAGGAGCAATTGCAGGCATTAGAGTGCAGTATCAGAGATCTAGAGAGCAGAGCTGAGCTTCTGTTCAGGAGATTGATCCAGTGCAGAGTTTCTCTTCTGAATACTCTTAGCTCATAG
- the LOC120713796 gene encoding uncharacterized protein LOC120713796, with product MAGHHRSTSWPSMAHPNKIEIQEALHSISSLISTPSATIEGVCDGLRRLGDIYSSINEAICLHSNQVHGKRLEEEMERSLQVLDLCNTMQESFTDLKMTIQELQMVLNRGDLPVAQVKAQSYARLVKKAKHHLKKAVNKSTSDDDARLVSLLTTAGGITVSALKSAVELLSKQMATCSASKWSLITKSIQKRRVSCEEVQLQALELDILGLESSVENLFRNLIQTRVSLLNTLSS from the coding sequence ATGGCCGGCCATCACCGATCAACAAGCTGGCCGTCAATGGCTCATCCCAACAAGATTGAAATTCAAGAAGCTCTGCACAGCATAAGTTCGCTCATCTCTACGCCATCGGCCACCATCGAAGGGGTATGCGATGGTCTGAGGAGACTTGGAGATATCTACAGCAGCATCAACGAGGCCATATGCTTGCATAGCAACCAGGTACATGGGAAGAGGCTGGAGGAAGAAATGGAGAGGTCGCTTCAGGTGCTGGATCTCTGCAACACCATGCAAGAAAGCTTCACTGACCTGAAGATGACCATCCAGGAGCTGCAAATGGTTCTCAACAGAGGAGACCTCCCAGTAGCTCAGGTTAAGGCTCAATCCTACGCCCGCTTGGTGAAGAAGGCAAAGCATCACCTGAAGAAAGCCGTCAACAAGTCTACCTCAGATGATGATGCCCGGTTGGTCAGTTTATTGACCACAGCAGGAGGAATCACTGTCTCGGCACTCAAATCTGCAGTGGAGCTCTTGTCGAAGCAAATGGCTACCTGCAGCGCGAGCAAGTGGTCTCTCATCACCAAATCTATCCAAAAGAGAAGAGTTTCATGCGAGGAGGTGCAATTGCAGGCACTAGAGTTGGATATTTTAGGCCTAGAGAGTTCAGTTGAGAACCTTTTCAGAAATTTGATCCAAACCAGGGTCTCTCTTCTGAACACTCTCAGCTCTTAG
- the LOC120713799 gene encoding uncharacterized protein LOC120713799, with protein MAAATANAVNTVTGYLKSIEPLNGTNYPSWYKDVQVAIAVCEYDLALRQDKPAEPADPNGDRTAIEKWERSDRMANMIIKNTITPAICGAIPDKDKDGNDLSAKAYLAKVEENFKSSSKTYASTLIMKMLTSQYDGQSGIREHIMSMCDMANKLKTLDMAISDGFLVHFIMTSLPVQYSPFKISYNTQKATWSMAELISYCVEEEER; from the exons atggctgctgcaactgctaacgctg tgaacacTGTGACGGGCTACCTGAAGTCCATTGAGCCCCTGAATGGCACCAACTACCCCAGCTGGTATAAAGATGTTCAGGTGGCCATTGCTGTGTGCGAGTATGATCTCGCCTTACGTCAAGATAAGCCAGCAGAGCCCGCTGATCCCAATGGTGATCGTACTGCCATTGAGAAGTGGGAGAGATCAGACAGGATGGCCAACATGATCATTAAGAACACGATCACTCCGGCCATCTGTGGTGCTATTCCTGATAAGGACAAGGATGGTAACGATCTGAGCGCCAAGGCATACCTTGCCAAGGTGGAGGAGAACTTTAAGAGTTCTTCCAAGACTTATGCTAGCACCCTGATCATGAAGATGCTGACTTCACAGTATGATGGGCAAAGTGGAATCAGGGAGCACATTATGagcatgtgtgacatggcaaatAAGCTGAAGACACTGGATATGGCTATCTCTGATGGTTTTCTGGTGCACTTCATCATGACTTCTCTGCCAGTACAGTACAGTCCCTTCAAAATAAGTTACAACACTCAGAAGGCGACTTGGAGCATGGCTGAGCTCATTAGCTACtgtgttgaggaagaagaaaggtag